A part of Streptomyces sp. NBC_00557 genomic DNA contains:
- a CDS encoding DUF4429 domain-containing protein, with product MAEIIQKDGTWAFDGDALRITPGRDKSVSLFRRELGELVVPLGALAGVSFEQGRRSGRLRLRLRDGADPLTQATGGRLAEPNDPYRLTVESDRYGVAEYFAEEVRNALLLDGVCPDPVAEYLLPSPPLPVSASAGDGTASFDGERVRLEWNWKTEDAKAATGPRTIPLADVTGVEWQPASGLENGHLRFLVRGAPASAPAKYDPNAVELWGFKKDPLMALVAAAVQARLPHPAAEAAVREEPPRLATVPEPAGDDHDVLLRRLRELGGLHRDGVLTDEEFALAKQAVLKRL from the coding sequence ATGGCGGAAATCATCCAGAAGGACGGCACGTGGGCCTTCGACGGCGACGCCCTGCGGATCACCCCCGGCCGGGACAAGAGCGTGAGCCTGTTCCGCCGGGAGCTGGGTGAACTCGTCGTCCCGCTGGGCGCGTTGGCCGGTGTCTCCTTCGAGCAGGGGCGCAGGTCCGGGCGGCTGAGGCTGCGGCTGCGCGACGGCGCCGATCCCCTGACGCAGGCGACCGGCGGCCGGCTCGCCGAGCCGAACGATCCGTACCGGCTGACGGTGGAGTCCGACCGGTACGGCGTGGCCGAGTACTTCGCGGAGGAGGTGCGCAACGCGCTGCTGCTGGACGGGGTTTGCCCGGACCCGGTCGCGGAGTACCTGCTGCCCTCCCCGCCGCTGCCGGTGTCCGCCTCCGCCGGGGACGGCACGGCGAGCTTCGACGGGGAGCGGGTGCGGCTGGAGTGGAACTGGAAGACGGAGGACGCGAAGGCCGCCACCGGTCCGCGGACCATCCCGCTCGCGGACGTCACCGGCGTGGAGTGGCAGCCGGCCTCCGGGCTGGAGAACGGTCATCTGCGCTTCCTGGTGCGCGGCGCGCCGGCGTCGGCGCCGGCCAAGTACGACCCGAACGCGGTCGAGCTGTGGGGGTTCAAGAAGGATCCGCTGATGGCGCTGGTGGCCGCCGCCGTGCAGGCGCGGCTGCCGCATCCGGCGGCGGAGGCGGCCGTACGGGAGGAGCCGCCGAGGCTCGCCACGGTGCCGGAGCCCGCCGGGGACGACCACGACGTCCTGCTGCGCCGCCTGCGCGAGCTGGGCGGGCTGCACCGCGACGGTGTGCTGACCGACGAGGAGTTCGCGCTGGCCAAGCAGGCGGTCCTCAAACGCCTGTGA
- a CDS encoding transglycosylase SLT domain-containing protein, whose amino-acid sequence MPRHARKRSFRTRRLLAGGAATVGTFVLGFTATVGTAHAATAPASATSYTVRAGDHLASIARTLHVPGGWPAIASANHLASPYTLHPGQVLTLPAGSAAPAKPAPAAKKSTTGKTSATKSTTGKTYANNLDGWIKQSLAIMAQHKIPGTYNGIYRNIMRESSGNPKAINLWDSNAAKGTPSKGLLQVIQPTFDAYHVPGTSTDIYDPVANITAACNYAYHRYGSIDNVYSAY is encoded by the coding sequence ATGCCTCGTCACGCCCGCAAGCGCTCATTCCGGACGCGCCGGCTCCTCGCCGGCGGCGCCGCCACCGTCGGCACGTTCGTCCTGGGCTTCACGGCGACCGTGGGCACCGCCCACGCCGCCACCGCTCCCGCCTCCGCGACCAGCTACACCGTCCGGGCCGGCGACCACCTCGCGTCCATCGCCCGCACCCTGCACGTGCCGGGCGGCTGGCCGGCCATCGCGTCGGCCAACCACCTCGCCAGCCCCTACACCCTGCACCCGGGCCAGGTCCTCACCCTGCCCGCCGGGTCGGCCGCCCCGGCCAAGCCCGCGCCCGCCGCCAAGAAGTCCACCACCGGCAAGACCTCCGCCACGAAGTCCACCACCGGCAAGACCTACGCCAACAACCTGGACGGCTGGATCAAGCAGTCCCTGGCGATCATGGCGCAGCACAAGATCCCGGGCACCTACAACGGCATCTACCGCAACATCATGCGCGAGTCCTCCGGCAACCCGAAGGCCATCAACCTCTGGGACTCCAACGCCGCGAAGGGCACCCCGTCCAAGGGCCTGCTCCAGGTGATCCAGCCGACGTTCGACGCGTACCACGTGCCGGGCACGTCGACGGACATCTACGACCCGGTCGCCAACATCACGGCCGCGTGCAACTACGCGTACCACCGCTACGGTTCGATCGACAACGTCTACAGCGCCTACTGA
- a CDS encoding purple acid phosphatase family protein — protein MGVPEKLAARMSMAEQHEYLRARFSRRSLIRGGAVTLGAVAGGAFVPGATAQAAVPRQAAAPAAEAVDGAFVAPFGRHLAYGNDPRTEMTVSWQVPVAVKKPFIRIGAHPWDLSRKIEAEVRSLYTPAGVGASGDHTQYYLHARLTHLRPGRTYYYGVGHDGFDPAQPHLAGTLGTFTTAPAHKAPFTFTAFGDQGVSYHALANDSLILGQNPAFHLHAGDIAYGDSAGQGKATDTGFDSRTWDQFLAQTESVAKQIPWMVSYGNHDMEAWYSPNGYGGEEARWTLPGNGPDAKNLPGVYSFVHGNTAIISLDPNDVSFEIPANLGISGGTQTKWFESQLKRFRARDDIDFVVVFFHHCAYCTSTAHASEGGVRQEWVPLFEKYQVDLVINGHNHQYERTDVIKGGQVTKKLPIGGTAYPETEGVVYVTAGAAGRSLYAFSAPDSYEGHEHEVDSVASFVNTKDGKVNETVTWSRVRYLNYSFLRVDVTPAPKGRQTTLTVSGIAETGDRIDHFTVSRTAK, from the coding sequence ATGGGAGTACCCGAGAAACTGGCCGCGCGCATGAGCATGGCCGAGCAGCACGAGTATCTGCGCGCCAGGTTCTCACGGCGCAGCCTGATCAGAGGCGGCGCCGTCACGCTGGGCGCGGTAGCGGGTGGCGCGTTCGTGCCGGGCGCCACCGCACAGGCGGCCGTGCCCAGGCAGGCCGCCGCGCCCGCCGCCGAGGCCGTGGACGGCGCCTTCGTCGCCCCCTTCGGCCGCCACCTCGCCTACGGCAACGACCCGCGCACGGAGATGACCGTCTCCTGGCAGGTCCCGGTCGCCGTGAAGAAGCCGTTCATCCGCATCGGCGCCCACCCCTGGGACCTCTCCCGCAAGATCGAGGCCGAGGTCCGCAGCCTGTACACCCCGGCCGGCGTGGGCGCGAGCGGCGACCACACGCAGTACTACCTGCACGCCAGGCTCACCCACCTGCGCCCCGGCCGCACCTACTACTACGGCGTCGGCCACGACGGCTTCGACCCGGCCCAGCCGCACCTCGCCGGCACCCTGGGCACCTTCACCACCGCCCCCGCCCACAAGGCGCCCTTCACCTTCACCGCCTTCGGCGACCAGGGCGTCAGCTACCACGCGCTGGCCAACGACTCCCTGATCCTCGGCCAGAACCCGGCCTTCCACCTGCACGCCGGCGACATCGCCTACGGCGACTCGGCCGGCCAGGGCAAGGCCACCGACACCGGTTTCGACTCGCGCACCTGGGACCAGTTCCTCGCCCAGACCGAGTCGGTCGCCAAGCAGATCCCGTGGATGGTCAGTTACGGCAACCACGACATGGAGGCCTGGTACTCGCCCAACGGCTACGGCGGCGAGGAGGCCCGCTGGACCCTCCCCGGCAACGGCCCGGACGCGAAGAACCTGCCCGGCGTCTACTCCTTCGTCCACGGCAACACGGCGATCATCTCGCTGGACCCGAACGACGTCTCCTTCGAGATTCCGGCGAACCTGGGCATCTCCGGCGGAACCCAGACCAAGTGGTTCGAGAGCCAGCTGAAGCGGTTCCGGGCCCGCGACGACATCGACTTCGTCGTCGTCTTCTTCCACCACTGCGCGTACTGCACCTCCACGGCGCACGCCTCGGAGGGGGGCGTGCGCCAGGAGTGGGTGCCGCTGTTCGAGAAGTACCAGGTGGACCTGGTCATCAACGGCCACAACCACCAGTACGAGCGCACCGACGTCATCAAGGGCGGCCAGGTCACCAAGAAGCTCCCGATCGGCGGCACGGCGTACCCCGAGACCGAGGGCGTGGTGTACGTCACCGCGGGCGCGGCCGGCCGGAGCCTGTACGCGTTCAGCGCCCCGGACTCCTACGAGGGTCACGAGCACGAGGTCGACTCGGTCGCGTCCTTCGTCAACACCAAGGACGGCAAGGTGAACGAGACGGTCACCTGGTCCCGGGTCCGCTACCTCAACTACTCCTTCCTGCGCGTGGACGTCACTCCCGCGCCGAAGGGCCGTCAGACCACGCTGACGGTGTCGGGCATCGCCGAGACCGGCGACCGCATCGACCACTTCACGGTGTCCCGCACGGCCAAGTGA
- a CDS encoding lysine N(6)-hydroxylase/L-ornithine N(5)-oxygenase family protein, with product MTARPEAPYPAYDFVGIGLGPFNLGLACLTEPIAALNGVFLESKPDFEWHAGMFLDGAHLQTPFMSDLVTLADPTSPYSFLNYLKEKGRLYSFYIRENFYPLRVEYDDYCRWAAGKLGSVRFGTTVTEVTYEAGLYAVRTQDGETFRARHLVLGTGTTPHLPEACQGLAGDFLHTSQYMHRKAELQAKKSITIVGSGQSAAEIYHELLSGIDVHGYRLDWVTRSPRFFPLEYTKLTLEMTSPDYIDYFHALPEETRYRLEREQKGLFKGINSELIDAIFDLLYQKNLTGPLRTRLLTNSTLHTATYADGGYTLGFHQDEQGKDFEIRTEGLLLATGYRYEPPAFLAPIRDRLRFDGHGRFDVARNYAIDVTGRGVFLQNAGVHTHSITSPDLGMGAYRNAYIIRELLGTEYYPVEKTIAFQDFAV from the coding sequence TTGACCGCGCGTCCTGAAGCCCCCTACCCCGCCTACGACTTCGTGGGGATCGGGCTCGGCCCCTTCAACCTCGGCCTCGCCTGCCTCACCGAACCGATCGCCGCACTGAACGGCGTCTTCCTGGAGTCCAAGCCGGACTTCGAGTGGCACGCCGGAATGTTCCTCGACGGCGCCCACCTGCAGACGCCGTTCATGTCGGACCTGGTCACCCTGGCCGACCCGACCTCGCCGTACTCCTTCCTCAACTACCTGAAGGAGAAGGGGCGGCTGTACTCGTTCTACATCCGCGAGAACTTCTACCCGCTGCGGGTCGAGTACGACGACTACTGCCGCTGGGCCGCGGGCAAGCTCGGCAGCGTCCGCTTCGGCACGACGGTCACCGAGGTGACGTACGAGGCCGGGCTGTACGCGGTGCGCACCCAGGACGGTGAGACGTTCCGCGCCCGCCACCTGGTGCTGGGCACGGGCACGACCCCGCACCTCCCCGAGGCCTGCCAGGGCCTGGCCGGCGACTTCCTCCACACCTCGCAGTACATGCACCGCAAGGCCGAGCTGCAGGCGAAGAAGTCCATCACGATCGTCGGCAGCGGGCAGAGCGCGGCCGAGATCTACCACGAGCTGCTGTCCGGGATCGACGTCCACGGCTACCGGCTCGACTGGGTCACCCGCTCCCCGCGATTCTTCCCCCTCGAGTACACCAAGCTCACCCTGGAGATGACCTCCCCGGACTACATCGACTACTTCCACGCCCTGCCCGAGGAGACCCGCTACCGGCTGGAGAGGGAACAGAAGGGCCTGTTCAAGGGCATCAACTCGGAGCTGATCGACGCGATCTTCGACCTGCTCTACCAGAAGAACCTCACCGGTCCCCTGCGTACCCGGCTGCTCACCAACTCCACGCTGCACACCGCCACTTACGCGGACGGCGGCTACACCCTGGGCTTCCACCAGGACGAGCAGGGCAAGGACTTCGAGATCCGGACCGAGGGCCTGCTGCTGGCCACCGGCTACCGCTACGAGCCCCCGGCCTTCCTCGCCCCGATCCGCGACCGCCTGCGCTTCGACGGCCACGGCCGCTTCGACGTCGCCCGCAACTACGCCATCGACGTCACCGGCCGCGGCGTCTTCCTCCAGAACGCCGGCGTGCACACCCACAGCATCACCAGCCCCGACCTGGGCATGGGCGCCTACCGCAACGCGTACATCATCCGCGAGCTGCTCGGCACCGAGTACTACCCGGTCGAGAAGACGATCGCCTTCCAGGACTTCGCCGTATGA
- a CDS encoding beta-N-acetylhexosaminidase, which yields MAAAGVFTLGSAPAAEAAAPTPLGRVIPAPASVQSGGAPYRVTWATGVRVDDSAEVRRIGAYLAGILRPSTGYRLPVATGGGARGIQLHLAQGDFGAEGYRLHSGPAGVTITASAPAGLFHGVQTLRQLLPAAVEKKTVQPGPWLVAGGTIEDRPRYSYRGAMLDVSRHFFTVAQVKRYIDQLALYKINELHLHLSDDQGWRIAIDSWPRLATHGGSTEVGGGKGGYYTKAQYREIVDYAASRYLEVVPEIDMPGHTNAALASYAELNCDGVAPPLYTGTQVGFSSLCVPKQVTYDFADDVIRELAAITPGRYLHIGGDEAHSTSHTDYVKFMDRVQPIVAEYGKTVIGWHQITGAHPAKGALAQYWGVDGTSAAEKAQVAQAAQNGTGLILSPADRLYLDMKYTSGTKLGTDWAGYVEVQRSYDWNPGAYLPGAPASSVRGVEAPLWSETLKTSADIEYMAFPRLPGAAELAWSPASTHDWNAYKARLAAQAPRWDALGIGYYRSPQVPWPKS from the coding sequence ATGGCGGCGGCCGGGGTCTTCACCCTCGGCTCCGCGCCCGCCGCCGAGGCCGCCGCCCCCACCCCGCTGGGCCGGGTGATCCCGGCGCCCGCCTCGGTCCAGTCCGGCGGTGCGCCGTACCGCGTCACCTGGGCGACCGGCGTCCGCGTCGACGACTCCGCCGAGGTCCGCCGGATCGGCGCCTATCTCGCCGGCATCCTGCGGCCCTCCACCGGCTACCGGCTGCCGGTCGCCACCGGCGGCGGTGCCCGGGGCATCCAGCTCCACCTCGCGCAGGGCGACTTCGGCGCCGAGGGCTACCGGCTGCACAGCGGCCCGGCCGGCGTCACCATCACCGCGTCCGCCCCGGCCGGCCTCTTCCACGGAGTGCAGACCCTCCGTCAGCTGCTCCCGGCCGCCGTCGAGAAGAAGACCGTGCAGCCCGGACCCTGGCTGGTCGCCGGCGGCACCATCGAGGACCGCCCCCGCTACTCCTACCGGGGCGCCATGCTCGACGTCTCCCGGCACTTCTTCACCGTCGCCCAGGTCAAGCGCTACATCGACCAGCTGGCCCTGTACAAGATCAACGAGCTGCACCTGCACCTCAGCGACGACCAGGGCTGGCGCATCGCCATCGACTCCTGGCCCCGCCTGGCCACCCACGGCGGCTCCACCGAGGTCGGCGGCGGCAAGGGCGGCTACTACACCAAGGCCCAGTACCGGGAGATCGTCGACTACGCGGCCTCCCGCTACCTGGAGGTCGTCCCCGAGATCGACATGCCCGGCCACACCAACGCGGCCCTCGCCTCCTACGCCGAACTCAACTGCGACGGCGTGGCGCCCCCGCTGTACACCGGGACCCAGGTCGGCTTCAGTTCGCTGTGCGTGCCGAAGCAGGTCACCTACGACTTCGCGGACGACGTGATCCGGGAGCTGGCCGCGATCACCCCCGGCCGCTATCTGCACATCGGGGGCGACGAGGCGCACTCCACCAGCCACACCGACTACGTGAAGTTCATGGACCGGGTGCAGCCGATCGTCGCCGAGTACGGCAAGACGGTCATCGGCTGGCACCAGATCACCGGCGCCCACCCGGCCAAGGGGGCCCTCGCCCAGTACTGGGGCGTGGACGGCACCAGCGCCGCCGAGAAGGCCCAGGTCGCCCAGGCGGCCCAGAACGGCACCGGGCTGATCCTGTCCCCGGCCGACCGCCTCTACCTCGACATGAAGTACACCAGCGGTACCAAACTCGGCACCGATTGGGCCGGTTACGTCGAGGTCCAGCGCTCCTACGACTGGAATCCCGGCGCCTATCTGCCGGGTGCCCCGGCGTCGTCCGTCCGGGGCGTGGAGGCCCCCCTGTGGTCGGAGACCCTGAAGACCTCGGCGGACATCGAGTACATGGCGTTCCCCCGGCTCCCGGGCGCGGCCGAACTGGCCTGGTCCCCGGCGTCCACCCACGACTGGAACGCCTACAAGGCCCGTCTGGCCGCCCAGGCCCCGCGCTGGGACGCCCTCGGCATCGGCTACTACCGCTCGCCCCAGGTCCCCTGGCCGAAGAGCTGA
- a CDS encoding siderophore-interacting protein — MTTAVAAPFRFFSLRVARTRRLGPSLVRVTFGGDDLHAFDSLGRDQSLSLFLPHPGQPEPVVPLDLGWGSPRSSEAENGGGWWQAWRELPDGVRAVMRSYTLRSFRRDPGELDIDFVLHTPAGPASRWASRATPGDRVLLLGPVIADNRAVRFRPPEDADLVVLWGDESAVPAATASLESLPAGVRVRAFLEVPHAGDIQDVRTEADAEITWLVRHDGAPTAVDAVRAARLPAAERPYVWIAGESGRVKALRRHFVQERGVDRRRVTFVGYWRRGMTEEQVRAAE; from the coding sequence ATGACGACGGCCGTAGCCGCTCCGTTCCGTTTCTTCTCTCTGCGCGTCGCGCGGACCCGGCGGCTGGGGCCGTCGCTCGTCCGGGTCACCTTCGGCGGGGACGATCTGCACGCCTTCGACTCGCTCGGGCGCGACCAGTCCCTCTCCCTGTTCCTGCCGCATCCGGGCCAGCCGGAGCCTGTCGTGCCCCTTGACCTGGGATGGGGGTCCCCCCGTTCGAGCGAAGCCGAGAATGGGGGAGGCTGGTGGCAGGCGTGGCGTGAACTGCCCGACGGCGTACGGGCGGTGATGCGTTCGTACACGCTCCGGTCCTTCCGGCGCGACCCCGGCGAGCTCGACATCGACTTCGTCCTGCACACCCCCGCGGGCCCCGCCTCCCGCTGGGCCTCCCGCGCCACCCCCGGCGACCGGGTGCTGCTGCTCGGGCCGGTGATCGCCGACAACCGCGCCGTCCGGTTCCGTCCGCCCGAGGACGCCGACCTCGTCGTGCTGTGGGGCGACGAGAGCGCCGTACCGGCCGCGACCGCGAGCCTGGAGTCCCTTCCGGCCGGTGTCCGGGTCCGGGCCTTTCTGGAGGTGCCGCACGCCGGTGACATCCAGGACGTGCGCACGGAGGCGGACGCGGAGATCACATGGCTCGTACGGCACGACGGCGCCCCCACGGCCGTCGACGCCGTGCGGGCCGCACGGCTCCCCGCCGCCGAGCGGCCGTACGTGTGGATCGCCGGGGAGTCGGGGCGGGTGAAGGCGCTGCGGCGGCACTTCGTCCAGGAGCGCGGGGTGGACCGGCGGCGCGTCACCTTCGTCGGGTACTGGCGCCGGGGAATGACCGAGGAGCAGGTGCGCGCGGCGGAGTGA
- a CDS encoding pyridoxal phosphate-dependent decarboxylase family protein, whose protein sequence is MRSHLLNGLTTEHYRSSVTEGVERVAAQLAAADRPFTGVTVEALAPRLDAVDLDRPLGDTTAALDELQDVYLRDAVYFHHPRYLAHLNCPVVIPAVLGEAVLSAVNSSLDTWDQSAGGTLIERKLIDWTAARIGLGPAADGVFTSGGSQSNLQALLLAREESKTDSLAKLRVFASEAAHFSVRKSAKLLGLSAESVVSIPVDHDKRMHTVALARELERCRRDGLIPMAVVATAGTTDFGSIDPLPEIAGLCAQYGVWLHVDAAYGCGLLASPTRRHLLAGIERADSVTVDYHKSFFQPVSSSAVLVRDAATLRHATYHAEYLNPRRTVRERIPNQVDKSLQTTRRFDALKLWLTLRVMGADGVGRLFDEVCDLAQQGWRMLAADPRYDVVVAPALSTLVFRCIPAAVTDPAEIDRANLHARKALFASGAAVVAGTEVGGRQYLKFTLLNPETTPADIAAVLDLIAGHAEQYLGDSLDRAS, encoded by the coding sequence ATGCGCTCGCACCTGCTCAATGGACTCACCACGGAGCACTACCGCAGCTCCGTGACCGAAGGAGTCGAGCGGGTGGCGGCCCAACTCGCCGCCGCCGACCGTCCGTTCACCGGCGTCACCGTCGAGGCCCTCGCCCCCCGGCTCGACGCCGTCGACCTCGACCGCCCGCTCGGCGACACCACCGCCGCCCTGGACGAACTGCAGGACGTCTACCTCCGCGACGCCGTCTACTTCCACCACCCCCGCTACCTCGCCCACCTCAACTGCCCCGTCGTCATCCCGGCGGTGCTCGGCGAGGCCGTGCTCTCCGCCGTCAACTCCTCCCTCGACACCTGGGACCAGTCGGCCGGCGGCACCCTCATCGAGCGCAAGCTCATCGACTGGACGGCCGCCCGGATCGGCCTCGGGCCCGCCGCCGACGGCGTGTTCACCTCCGGCGGCAGCCAGTCCAACCTCCAGGCACTCCTGCTGGCGCGCGAGGAGTCCAAGACCGACTCCCTGGCGAAACTGCGCGTCTTCGCCTCCGAAGCCGCCCACTTCAGCGTCAGGAAGTCCGCGAAACTGCTCGGCCTGAGCGCCGAGTCCGTGGTGTCCATCCCCGTCGACCACGACAAGCGCATGCACACCGTCGCCCTCGCCCGCGAGCTGGAACGCTGCCGGCGCGACGGGCTGATCCCCATGGCGGTCGTCGCCACCGCCGGCACCACCGACTTCGGCTCCATCGACCCGCTCCCGGAGATCGCCGGGCTGTGCGCCCAGTACGGCGTGTGGCTGCACGTCGACGCCGCCTACGGCTGCGGGCTGCTCGCCTCCCCCACCCGGCGCCACCTCCTGGCCGGCATCGAACGCGCCGACTCGGTCACCGTCGACTACCACAAGTCCTTCTTCCAGCCGGTGAGTTCCTCGGCCGTGCTGGTGCGCGACGCGGCCACCCTGCGGCACGCCACCTACCACGCGGAGTACCTCAACCCGCGCCGCACGGTGCGCGAACGCATCCCCAACCAGGTCGACAAGTCCCTGCAGACCACCCGCCGCTTCGACGCCCTCAAACTGTGGCTCACCCTGCGGGTCATGGGCGCCGACGGCGTCGGGCGGCTCTTCGACGAGGTCTGCGACCTTGCGCAGCAGGGCTGGCGGATGCTCGCCGCCGACCCCCGGTACGACGTCGTCGTGGCGCCCGCCCTGTCCACCCTGGTCTTCCGCTGCATCCCGGCGGCCGTCACCGATCCGGCCGAGATCGACCGCGCCAACCTCCACGCCCGCAAGGCCCTGTTCGCCTCCGGCGCCGCCGTGGTCGCGGGCACCGAGGTCGGCGGCCGCCAGTACCTGAAGTTCACCCTGCTCAACCCCGAGACGACACCGGCCGACATCGCCGCCGTCCTCGATCTGATCGCCGGCCACGCCGAGCAGTACCTGGGAGACTCCCTTGACCGCGCGTCCTGA
- a CDS encoding IucA/IucC family protein, which translates to MSLADAVAHLSPERWATANRLLIRKALAEFAHERLITPEKTGEGYVVRSDDGLTSYRFSAVRRALDHWQVDAGSITRHRDGAGLPLSALDFFIELKESLGLGDEILPVYLEEISSTLSGTCYKLTKPRVTSAELAGSGFQAVEAAMTEGHPCFVANNGRLGFGVHEYLSYAPETASPVRLVWLAAHRSRAVFTAGEGIEYASFLRAELGEETLARFRAALTGQGLDPADYLLVPVHPWQWWNKLSVTFAAEVARRNLVCLGEGEDAYLAQQSIRTFFNASHPGKHYVKTALSVLNMGFMRGLSAAYMEATPAINDWLARLIENDPVLKATGLTVLRERAAVGYRHPEYERATDRYSPYRKMLAALWRESPVPGLQDGESLATMASLLHVDHTGASFTGALIERSGLTPAAWLRRYLRAYYTPLLHSFYAYDLVFMPHGENVILVLKDGAVQRAIYKDIAEEIAVMDPDAALPPEVRRIRVDVPEDKKLLSVFTDVFDCFFRFLSAQLAAEGIMEEEAFWRTVAQVTREYQDANPALADRFRQYDIFAPEFALSCLNRLQLRDNRQMVDLADPSGALQLVGTLKNPIAGL; encoded by the coding sequence ATGAGCCTCGCCGACGCCGTGGCCCATCTGTCCCCCGAGCGCTGGGCGACCGCCAACCGGCTGCTGATACGCAAGGCGCTCGCGGAGTTCGCGCACGAGCGCCTGATCACACCCGAGAAGACCGGCGAGGGGTACGTCGTGCGCAGCGACGACGGGCTCACGTCCTACCGCTTCTCCGCCGTACGCCGCGCCCTCGACCACTGGCAGGTCGACGCCGGCTCGATCACCCGGCACCGCGACGGCGCCGGCCTCCCCCTGTCCGCCCTGGACTTCTTCATCGAGCTGAAGGAGTCGCTGGGCCTGGGCGACGAGATCCTGCCGGTCTACCTGGAGGAGATCTCCTCCACCCTCTCCGGCACCTGCTACAAGCTCACCAAGCCCCGCGTCACCTCCGCGGAGCTGGCGGGCAGCGGCTTCCAGGCCGTCGAGGCGGCGATGACCGAGGGCCACCCCTGCTTCGTGGCGAACAACGGGCGGCTCGGGTTCGGCGTCCACGAGTACCTGTCGTACGCCCCGGAGACCGCGAGCCCCGTCCGGCTGGTGTGGCTGGCCGCACACCGTTCGCGAGCCGTGTTCACGGCGGGGGAAGGGATCGAGTACGCGTCCTTCCTGCGGGCGGAGCTGGGCGAGGAGACCCTGGCCCGCTTCCGGGCCGCCCTCACCGGCCAGGGCCTGGACCCCGCCGACTACCTCCTCGTCCCGGTCCACCCCTGGCAGTGGTGGAACAAGCTCTCCGTCACCTTCGCCGCCGAGGTGGCCCGGCGGAACCTGGTCTGCCTCGGCGAGGGCGAGGACGCGTATCTGGCCCAGCAGTCCATCCGGACCTTCTTCAACGCCTCCCACCCCGGGAAGCACTATGTGAAGACGGCCCTGTCCGTGCTCAACATGGGGTTCATGCGGGGCCTGTCCGCCGCGTACATGGAGGCCACCCCGGCCATCAACGACTGGCTGGCCCGGCTGATCGAGAACGACCCGGTGCTGAAGGCCACGGGCCTGACGGTCCTCCGGGAACGGGCGGCCGTCGGCTACCGGCATCCGGAGTACGAGCGGGCCACCGACCGGTACTCGCCGTACCGCAAGATGCTGGCCGCGCTGTGGCGGGAGAGCCCGGTGCCGGGCCTTCAGGACGGCGAGTCCCTCGCCACCATGGCCTCGCTGCTGCACGTGGACCACACCGGCGCCTCCTTCACGGGCGCCCTGATCGAGCGGTCCGGGCTCACCCCGGCCGCCTGGCTGCGGCGGTACCTGCGGGCGTACTACACGCCCCTGCTGCACAGCTTCTACGCCTACGACCTGGTGTTCATGCCGCACGGCGAGAACGTGATCCTGGTGCTGAAGGACGGCGCCGTGCAGCGCGCGATCTACAAGGACATCGCCGAGGAGATCGCGGTGATGGACCCGGACGCGGCGCTGCCGCCCGAGGTGCGGCGGATCCGGGTGGACGTCCCGGAGGACAAGAAGCTCCTGTCGGTCTTCACCGACGTCTTCGACTGCTTCTTCCGCTTCCTGTCCGCGCAGCTCGCCGCCGAGGGGATCATGGAGGAGGAGGCCTTCTGGCGCACGGTCGCGCAGGTCACCCGCGAGTACCAGGACGCGAACCCCGCACTGGCCGACCGGTTCCGCCAGTACGACATCTTCGCCCCGGAGTTCGCCCTGTCCTGCCTGAACCGCCTCCAGCTGCGCGACAACCGGCAGATGGTGGACCTCGCCGACCCCTCGGGCGCGCTCCAGCTCGTCGGCACCCTGAAGAACCCGATCGCCGGTCTCTGA
- a CDS encoding GNAT family N-acetyltransferase codes for MTSTHLPFTFRPVDPSEDAGLLHSWVTHPKAVFWMMQGATPEDVERAYREIAADEHHHALLGLRDGEPAFLMERYDPAHRELAGLYEPRPGDVGMHFLTPATDTPVHGFTRSVITAVLAHLFEDPATRRVVVEPDVRNTAVHALNEAVGFVPEREIVTPEKRALLSFCTRERFLATTGVAV; via the coding sequence ATGACCAGCACACACCTGCCCTTCACCTTCCGCCCCGTCGACCCGTCCGAGGACGCCGGGCTCCTGCACTCCTGGGTCACCCACCCCAAGGCCGTCTTCTGGATGATGCAGGGCGCCACGCCGGAGGACGTCGAGCGGGCCTACCGGGAGATCGCGGCGGACGAGCACCATCACGCGCTGCTGGGGCTGCGCGACGGGGAGCCGGCGTTCCTGATGGAGAGGTACGACCCGGCGCACCGCGAGCTGGCCGGACTGTACGAGCCGCGGCCGGGCGATGTCGGGATGCACTTCCTCACCCCGGCGACGGACACCCCCGTCCACGGCTTCACCAGGTCCGTGATCACCGCGGTGCTGGCCCACCTCTTCGAGGATCCGGCGACCCGGCGGGTCGTGGTGGAGCCGGATGTGCGCAACACGGCCGTGCACGCGCTGAACGAGGCCGTCGGGTTCGTGCCGGAGCGGGAGATCGTGACGCCGGAGAAGCGGGCCCTGCTGAGCTTCTGCACGCGGGAGCGGTTCCTCGCCACGACGGGGGTGGCGGTATGA